One part of the Haliaeetus albicilla chromosome 9, bHalAlb1.1, whole genome shotgun sequence genome encodes these proteins:
- the PRR11 gene encoding proline-rich protein 11: MAKYKKCRRKQRARAKFLLGKKGDAANLQGSGCPPPRSAGDLPLNMSPVPSHLSSLWSLALPSIKNVVKPFTTAASFLYCWCQNTVVQSFKVVKDTVFPSQIYLRELNTFREQLEKLETEFSRLQGLLQMNGTAALSSENSLCQRCNKPVLGAPVQVQMGLQSSVCGPSTTQLQPVSAPPPPLPPPPPPPPPPLPPPKLPPAPFPLKRGNGSKALLAPSMKNDGPMQITLKDLLNVKLKKTNSNLRMDKAESPVKTRRALITVSDLQSVSLRPKSKPSAHVTNSLITPLKNQLDLRKHLKKVNIQRSPGGTPLNSKENIECGSGLTPIMTQALRRKFQMAHPKSPSPARLSAANSFDEQK, translated from the exons ATGGCAAAGTATAAGAAATGCAGACGAAAACAGAGAGCCCGAGCAAAATTtctactgggaaaaaaaggagatgctGCAAACCTCCAGGGCTCAGGTTGTCCTCCTCCACG GTCAGCAGGTGATCTTCCTCTGAACATGTCACCTGTCCCAAGCCATCTGTCCTCACTCTGGTCGTTAGCCTTGCCCAGTATAAAAAATGTGGTAAAACcctttacaacagcagcatcATTTTTGTATTGTTGGTGCCAGAACACGGTTGTACAG AGTTTTAAGGTGGTTAAAGACACTGTATTTCCATCACAAATCTACTTAAGGGAGCTAAATACGTTCAGAGAGCAGCTGGAAAAGTTGGAAACTGAATTTTCCAGACTACAAGGATTACTCCAG atgaaTGGAACTGCAGCCTTGTCTTCAGAAAATTCTCTTTGTCAAAGGTGTAATAAACCAGTTCTAGGTGCTCCTGTACAAGTGCAGATGGGCCTGCAGTCATCAGTATGTGGGCCTTCCACAACACAGCTGCAGCCTGTATCTGCACCCCCTCCACCTcttcctccgccgccgccgccgccaccaccaccactgcccCCTCCAAAACTGCCTCCAGCACCATTCCCCCTCAAACGGGGCAATGGCTCTAAAGCACTTCTG GCACCATCAATGAAAAACGATGGGCCGATGCAGATCACTCTCAAAGACCTCCTGAATGTTAAACTGAAGAAGACAAACAGCAACCTGAGAATGGACAAG GCAGAATCACCAGTGAAGACACGCAGGGCATTAATTACAGTCTCAGATTTACAGAGTGTTAGTCTGAGACCTAAATCCAAGCCATCAGCTCACGTTACAAACTCCTTGAT taCCCCTCTTAAAAATCAGTTAGATCTTCGAAAACATCTGAAGAAAGTCAACATACAAAG AAGTCCCGGTGGCACTCCACTAAAtagtaaagaaaacattgaatGCGGTTCTGGGTTGACACCAATTATGACACAGGCACTACGGCGCAAGTTTCAG